The Candidatus Saccharibacteria bacterium sequence GTAATCTCTTCGTCGGTGAGGTTGATCGGCTGTAGGAAAGGGGGTATGTTTAGTGACGCTAATTCTTTGTCGGTAATATGCCGGCGAAGACCAGTCCATCCCACCCAAAGTGAAGTGTCTTGCTGAAAAAGTGACGCAAGTGCCGTAGCAAGCCCGCCGTTACTACGAGAAAGAGAAAGCCCATCGCTCGTTTCTACGACGCTAACGGGAAGCCTGTTGGACGCGACAATAAGCCGTGAGACCATATGCTTCTACTCTAGCATGACTTATACTAAAAAGTATGAAAATCACCGCCATTACAGATGCGTATAGGCGATCAAATCGCCGACTATTATTGCTTGATTACGACGGAGTGCTGGCGCCGATTATGCCAACCCCCGAAGAGGCTGCGCCAACCGATCAGACACACGCAATGCTTGAAAAGCTAACGGCTGATACGCGCAATACCTGTGTTATTGTAAGTGGCCGGCCGCGTGCAACCCTTGAGGAATGGTTAGGGCAATATCCGGTTGCATTTGCGGCCGAGCATGGCCTATGGCGCAAAGAACAGGGCGGTGAGTGGAAAGAGGCGCTTGAGGTTAAAACCGACTGGAAACAGTCAGTTACTGAAATAATGGAGGGTATAGAAAGTGAACTGCCAGGCTCGTTCGTAGAGGAAAAGCACGCCGGCCTTGCGTTTCACTATCGTAAGGCGGCGAATCCAGAGCTGCAAGTCGAAGAGCTTATCAGATTGCTGACACCTGTTGCGAATACAGAAAGGCTGCGGATAATGCACGGCAAAAAGGTTGTGGAGGTGGTGCCGGCTGGTGTCGATAAGGGCACGGCCTCGCTGTATTGGCTAAAGGGTGATTATGATTTTATTTTGGCAGTAGGCGACGATACGACAGACGAAGCGCTGTTTAGTATTTTGCCATCAGATGCCTATTCGCTAAAGATTGGTGAGGGTGACACGGCTGCGTCCCATAGGCTAGATACCCAGGCGGAGTTTGTCGATTTTATTACTAAATTGTGATGCAGGATTCTAGAGGTTTTTTACGAAAAATGGTATAATGAAGGCACAATAGAACTACGAAATATAAGGGGAATATAAGAAAATGGAAGCAGTATGGATCATTCTGGCGATTGTTGTCGTCTTGGGGCTGTTCTTGTGGGTCACATATAACGGGCTGGTAAAACTCAAAATCCGTGTTGATGAAGCATGGAGCGACATTACCGTTCAACTAAAGCGTCGTCTCGACCTTATTCCAAACCTTGTTAACAGTGTTAAGGGTTACGCTGCGCATGAGTCTGGTGTATTTGAAAAGGTTACCGAGGCGCGCGCAAATGCGCTTAACGCCCAAGGAAAGGGTGTTAAAGAAACTGCCGCTGCTGAAAACCAATTTGAAGGCGCTCTTAAGAGTCTCTTTGCGGTCGCCGAGGCATACCCAGACCTAAAAGCGAACCAAAACTTCCTTCAGCTTCAGCAAGAACTTGTTGATACCGAAGATAAAATCCAGGCTTCACGCCGCTTTTACAACGGTGGTGTTCGCGATCTTAATACTAAGATTCAAGTTTTCCCGAACAACATTTTTGCGGGCATGCTTGGTTTCCACCAGCGCGAATTCTTTGAAGTAGAAGACATGGCGTCTGTCGAGAAGCCAGTCGACGTACAGTTCTAGGAGTTGTTTTAGAACGTTATGTATAAAGCAATTGCTGCCAACAAACGTAACACGGTCATTATCATGGCCGTGTTTGTTGGCATTGTTGGGGCTATCGGATGGCTTGTTAGTTATATGTATGCCGATCAATCAATCGCCTTTTGGGTGATTGGTGTTGCACTGGTATACGCACTTATTCAGTATTTTCTAGCAAGCAAGTTGGCCGTGGCAATGTCGGGTGCGCACGAGATTGAAAAACGCGACAACCCACGTCTTTACCGGATCGTGGAGAATCTTACGATTGCCACGGGAATGCCGATGCCAAAGGTGTATGTTATCGATGATCCAGCGCCGAACGCGTTTGCGACAGGTCGCGATCCAAAGCATGCAATCGTTGCGGCAACAACAGGTATCATGGAAGTCATGAGCGATCGTGAGCTCGAGGCGGTAATGGCGCACGAGATTAGCCATGTCCGCAACTACGATATTCGTGTTAGTATGATTGCCTTTGGCCTTGTGAGCGCTATTGGTATCCTTTCAGACATTGCACTTCGTATGTTCTTTTTTAGTGATCGTCGCGAAAATGTAAACCCCGTCGTACTGGTTGTTGGGATTATTCTTATTGTTATTGCACCGATTATCGCACTGCTTGTGCAAATGGCAATTAGCCGTCAGCGCGAATACCTAGCCGATGCCAGTGGGGTGCTTGCGACCCGCGACAGCGAAGGGCTTGCGAGTGCGCTTGAAAAGTTGCAACAATACGGCCGACCAATGCAAAAACAGCACACCTCGACTGCCCATCTATTTTTGAATAACCCCCTAAAAACAGGGTTTTTCAACAAACTGTTCAGTACGCATCCGCCACTCGAAGAGCGTATTGCACGATTACGAAATAACGCGGATAAATTTTAGTTTGGAGTTTTTATGGCCGTAGCAAAGAAAAAACCAGCGGTTAAAAAAAGTTTGCCAAAAACTGCGGTCGCTAAAAAGCAAAGCAATAAACAAAAGCTTCGTGCAGTAGTAATGCGCCCTGTTGCTGCTGTTAGTCGCCGAGTAAAATCATTGTTGGCACGTCGCCCTCACCGAAGCTTCCGCCCTACAAGGCGCCGCGATTACGTGCGCCCACTGCGGCTCCCGGGATATTGGGCGCTCACAAACAATGTTCGTGTTGTATTGTGGCGGCACAAACTTTTTATATCACTATTGGTTGTTTCATACGGGGTTTTAACCGTTTTGCTAGTGGGTATGGCTTCGCAAGATGCCTATACGCAAATGAGCGAGATTTTACGTACAACAGGAGATGATATCTTCGCTGGTGATTTAAGCAATGTTGGGCAAGCGGGGCTTCTGCTCTTTTCGGGTATTACCGGAACACTTAGCGGTTCAATGACCGAAGCACAACGGGTATACGCAGGGCTTTTGCTGCTATTTACTTGGCTGACAACTGTTTGGCTGCTGCGCGCCACTTTCGCTGGTAAAAAACCAAAGCTACGAGACGGTTTATACAATGCTGGTGCACCCATACTTCCGACGTTTCTTGTAGGCCTCCTTCTTTTGGTGCAGCTATTACCTGTGGCGCTTGCAATTGTTGGCTATACTTCCGCGTCAGCAACAGGGTTACTAAACGGAGGTATTGAAGCGATGTTATTTTGGAGCGTCGCACTACTTTTAGGCACGCTTTCGCTTTACTGGATAACGAGCACCTTCTTTGCGCTTATTATCGTAACCCTGCCGGGGATGTATCCGTTTCAAGCAATCAAAACAGCGGGTGATTTGGTTGTTGGGCGTCGCATTCGTATATTACTGCGACTGTTGTGGGTTGCGCTGATTGTTGCGGTGTTGTGGCTAGTTATTATGGTGCCAATTATTTTGCTCGATACCTGGATAAAAGGAATGCTGCCAGCTATTGAGTGGCTGCCAGTTGTGCCTGTCGCGCTGCTTGTCATGAGCACGCTTACGGTGGTTTGGGTGGCGAGCTATGTTTATATTTTGTACCGAAAGGTTGTCGACGACGATGCAGCTCCAGCCTGAAAAACGTGTAAAAGAACTTCGCGATTTGCTCGCAAAATATAGCTATGAATATCATGTACTCGACCAGCCAACGGTCGACGACGCCGTGTACGATAGCTTGTTTGGCGAGTTGAAAAAAATAGAAGCCAAACACCCCGAACTTATCACTCCAGACAGCATGACGCAGCGCGTCGGAAACGAACTACTAGGTGGATTTAAAAAGGTAGAGCATTCCAGCCGAATGCTTAGTTTAAACGATGTGTTCGACAGGGCAGATGTTGAAGCATGGGTGGTGCGTATGGATAAACTACTACCTGGCCGAACGCACGAGTATTTTGCAGATATTAAAATGGACGGCCTTGCCTGTGCGCTTATTTATCAAGACGGTGTGCTGGTACAGGCGGTTACTCGTGGCGATAGTTTTATTGGCGAGGATGTTACGGCAAATGTACGAACCATAAAAAACGTTCCGCTGCGCCTTCGTGAGTCGCCAGAATTTGCCAAGTTTACAGTAGGTCGCACCGAAATCCGCGGCGAGATTGTCATGTTAAAAAAGGACTTCGCCGCACTCAACGAAAAGCGCGCAAAAATTGGCGAGCCGGCATTTGCGAACCCACGCAACCTTGCAGCGGGAACAATCCGCCAGCTTGACCCGCGCCTTGTGGCAGAGCGGCCACTTCATTTTAGGGCGTACGACTTGCTACGGAATGATCCGACCGATGTGCCGACAAATATGTATGCTTACGAGGCAATTACTGCCCTTGGACTTAATCGGAATATGCAGGCAAGCATTTTTACGAATCTTGGTGATGTGATGCGATTTGTCGACGAATGGGATAAAAAACGAAACGACTTGCCATTTAACACCGATGGTTTGGTGATAAAAGTAAACGATCGCGCCCAGTATGCCGAACTTGGTGTTGTTGGTAAGCAGCCCCGTGCGGCCGTTGCCTACAAATACGCGGCCGAACAAGCGACAACTATCGTAAAAGATATCGTTATCAGTATTGGTCGTACTGGGGCGGCAACGCCTGTTGCAGTTTTTGATCCAGTGGTTGTGGCAGGCACAACCGTGCAGCACGCAAGCCTTCATAACGCCGACGAAATTGCGCGGCTCGATGTTCGCGTTGGGGACACAGTGATTATTTTTAAAGCGGGCGATATTATCCCACAGGTAAAAAGCGTTGTTACCGAGCTGCGACCAAAAAGCGCAAAGCCAGTTAACTACGAGAAAATGCTTTCCGAGCAATATCCCGAACTCGAATTTGAGCGCCCAGAGGGAGAGGCTGTCTACCGCGTTAAGGGTGCCTCGGGTCCGTTGCTGCTTAAGCGTGCGCTCCAGCATTTTGCTAGCAAGGGCGCGCTAGATATCGACACGCTTGGCGAGAAAAATGTTGTAGCGTTGGTTGACGCCGGACTTGTGACTGATCTTGCGGATATCTATACGCTAACAAAACAACAGCTCCTTGAGCTTGATCGATTTGCAGAAATATCGGCAAGCAAGTTGGTTCAGGCGATTGCCGATAAAAAGCAGCCGCCCCTTGCAAAGTTTATTTATGGCTTAGGAATACGTCATGTTGGCGCGCAGACGGCGGTTGACTTGGCGAACGCATTTGGTTCGATTGAAAAACTTCAAACAGCGAGAATCGAAAAATTACTTGATCTCGATGGCGTAGGTACGGTTGTTGCCGAAAGCATCGTCGCGTGGTTTGCCGATCCCGATAATGAAACCCTCATAGAAAAGTTCGCTCAACTAGGTGTTGAACCTCACTTTAAAAAGGCCAGCGGCAAGTTGGCGGGAATGAATTTTGTTGTTACGGGTACGCTTGAAACCATGAGCCGGGACGATGCTGCTGATAAGATTCGCGCGCTTGGTGGTGGATTCCAAACAAGCGTGGCAAAAGATACAACCTATCTAGTAGCTGGTGGCAAAGTCGGCGCGAGTAAGCTAAAAAAAGCCCAAGATTACGGTACGAAGATTATCAACGAGCAAGAGCTTATAGCGCTTCTTGGCTAACAGATAGGGTACAATAAGGGTATGAACGAATTTGCCGACATGCCAACGCTGCCGCTAGGCACGTACGAACACTACAAGGGAAAACGCTACCAGGTTTTGGGGATTGGGCGGCACACCGAAGCGAACGAATATTTTGTGGTGTATGCTCCACTTTACGAGCACTCTGGCCAGCCTGATATATGGCTTCGACCGTATGCTATGTTTACAAGTAATGTCGAGGTAAACGGCGAGATAATTCCGCGCTTTAAGGCTGTAGAAGTATGAGTGTCGTGTTTATCACCGGCAACCAAGATAAGGCCGATCACCTTGCACGTTTGCTGGATTTTCCAATTGAACACACCAAGGTAAATCTCGACGAAATACAATCGCTTTCGCTCGATGAAATCGTGACACATAAAGTAAAACAGGCATACGATATTGTCAAAAAGCCGGTGCTTGTTGAGGATGTTTCACTTAGCTTTATGGCGCTTGGTGGACTGCCCGGTCCGTTTGTTAAGTTTTTTGTGGAGGCTGACAATGGGCTCGAAAAGCTTTGTCGTATGCTCGATTCTTTCGATGACCGCCGCGCACGTGCAGAATGCGTTTTTGGCTATTACGACGGTGTTACGCTAAAGCTGATGCGTGGCGGTCTAAACGGAACTATCAGCCAGCAGCCCCAAGGCGAAGGCGGCTTTGGATGGGATAAGATCTTTTGTCCAGAAGGGTACGAAGGGAAGACGCGCGCCGAACTTATCTTGGAACAAAAAGATAAAACATATCAAACGATAAAGCCAATAGCTGAGCTTCGTGATTTTTTGCGCTCAATTTGATATAGTAGGGGAACATTATGCGCTATCTTAAGACCGACAAACTCTACTGCTTTTCGCCGCCTATTATGATCGCGACGTTTTTTATTGAGATTATTTGTGCAATATACGTGCTATTTAAATACAAGGTAGCGCCGATTCCACGACTCGCGGTTATGATTTTAGTTGGGCTCGCAGCGTTCCAGCTAGCCGAATATAACGTGTGTGAAGGGGCATGGGGTATGGATAGTCTTATGTGGGCGCGGATAGGTTACGTTGCAATTACGCTGCTGCCACCTCTTGGATTTCATTTAGCGACAAAGCTTGCGGGTGAAAAACGCCCAGTTTTAGTAGGGGCTGCCTATGCTAGCGCCGCAGTATTTGCGTTCATATTCTTGTTTGTTGGCCACGGCATGCAAAGCCAGGCGTGCCTTGGTAACTACGTTATCTTTACGATCGCGCCTTGGGCGACGGCACTTTATTCTATGTACTACTACGGCTGGCTTATGGTGGGCGTAGGGTACGCATGGAAGGCGGGTAAAACGGTCGCTGCTAATAAGCGTCAGGCCTTGCAAGCACTTGCTATTGGCTATCTTGCGTTTATCGTTCCAACGACTATTGCAAATGTGATTGACTCATCTACTATCGCCGGCATTCCATCTATCATGTGTGGCTTTGCCGTTATCTGGGCGATTATTCTTACCACGGTTGTCTTGCCAAACTATTACAAGCCAGAAGATTCAGCCAAATAAAATACTCCGCTGTTGAAGGCGGAGTATTTTATGTGTGTAGTTAAAACTACCAGCTACGCTGACGGAATGAACCGCCACCGTTGCCACCGCGATCACCACCACGGTCGTTTCCACCGAAGTCACGACGAGGTCGGTCTTCTTTTGGACGAGCTAGACCAACGCTAATAGCGCGGCCGTCAAGCTCTTTACCGTCGAGTTGATCTACAGCTTTTTGGTTGTCTGCTTCGTTTTCGTATTCAACGAAACCAAAGCCCTTGCTACGACCGCTATCACGATCAGTGATAACACGTGCGCTAGCAACGGGACCAATTTGCGCAAAGTGCGCCTTCAAACCATCATCGTTAGTAGCGTAAGCTAGGCTACCGATAAAAAGATTTTGCTGTGCCATAAAATGGATACTCTTTTCTTGTTACTTGTAACGTCAGATCGACCATGCGGCGAACTTTTTTAGAAAGAGTATCCCTGAAGGGGAAACACTCGTTTCGCGTATGCTTCTGAACATATATTATTTAAGCATGTTTCTACAGAAACTACTAGCATAAGCTTGTAATTTCATTTAGCTGCGCGCATAATAAATCCTAAGCTGGTACGCATAGGGGGCACCCCCTTGCGTAAAAACAAACAGTTTTAAAACAAACCGTGCCCCGGGTGGGCGCGTAGCAGCGGAAGATTCACCTCGCAAAGGGGTGAATTTTTTAACCACTTGAACCGCAAGCATGTTGTACGCTATGCTTAGGCTGTATGGCGCGACTACCGATACCGGGAAGTGACGATGGTGACTGGGGCGAAATTCTCAATGATTTTTTGAGTGTCGAACATGCCGCAGATGGGTCGCTAAAGTCTACCGGATCACTGTCGGAAAAAATGTCGACATCTCTTGTTGCCGCCAAGGGTGACTTGATTGTTGGTACGGCGAGTGAAACGCCAGTCCGGTTGCCGGTTGGGGGTGATGGAGATATTCTAACCTCTAGCTCGGCATCTGCAACCGGCATGATATGGGCACCTTCTCCGCCGGCTCCGTCTCAGTCGATTTATCCTCTTTCAGCGTATGGGTTTGTGGCGGCATCTGGAAATATCGAAGCGTTCGACGCTATATCAACGCTAGGATCTAATATGACACGCGTATTCGTGCCTGCTGGAGCTGCTATATCGGTAGTAGGCGCGCTTCTTAATACGGCCGCTGTCATGAGCGGTTCAGGCGAAAATTCTTTTGCGATCTATGATGATGCGGGAATGTTTGTAGCGCAGACAGTCTCGGATGATACGCTTTGGACGAACGAAGGCTGGATATTGAAGACGCTACCGAGTGTCGTTCCGGCGCAGAGCGTGGATCGATTTGTGAATGTAGGAATTGCAGTCAATAGTGCAAGCTCGCCGCCGTATGCTATGTATGCAACGGTTGGTCCTACGCCTCCTCCAGCTCTTGGCGGGGCGTTTCGAGGAGGGTACAATCGCCCGAATCACCGTAGGGCGTTCTACTTTGGATCGATGCCATCATGGCCGGCCTCGCTAGACCTTACGACTGTTGGGAATGACTACGGGTATCTTCCTCTGATAGTTTTAGCGTAAGAAGTGTGATCCTGGTCACACGATTTAATATTTTGATGGTATAATAACTAGCGATCACGTCCGTTCAAGTAGCTGGAGTGTGTGATGAACAAGAAACTGTTGAGTCTCGGCATCGTGGCAGCGCTGGTCGCCGGCTACGCAGCGGCGCGCAACCGTCACGTGCTGGCCTCGGCCGCCTCTACCGGTCGCGACCGTGTCAAGGCCATCACCGACAAGGTGGGTCGCCGTCGGCGCAATGCCCCGGAGGGAGAGGAGCAGGCGTCCGACGCCTGATCACCTCCTGAGTTCTCTGTTCACTCGCCTGGTGCGATGCATGGAGGTTCCAATCGGGAACTCCGCATCGCACCAGGCGTACGAAAATCTGTACATTTGTTATAATAACGTTACATACGGGGCATTGGCGCAGTTGGCTAGCGCGCTTCCATGGCATGGAAGAGGTCATCGGTTCGAATCCGATATGCTCCACCAAGCAATTATTGGTGTTATTTTAATACGGCAAAAAGCTGGCCATAGTGTCAGCTTTTTTGTTTTTAAAGTTGACTTATGGGTAAAACGAGTTTTAAATAAGATCGCAACCATCAGACGGCAACGAGGAGTGGCGCAATGTTACGAGGCAAGAGTGACAAAGATGGCCAAGACCAGACGACCGAGGAGGTTGAGCTGACGCTCACTGAGTTGCAGCGTCGCCGTATTGCGGGCGAGGCGAGACGAGCGGCCAGGGAGGCGACGGCGCAGTGGGCGCTGGAGCACCTGCCGCACAAATCGGCTCCTCCGAATGTTCAGGTGGTCGCGGCATGGTTGATGACCCTGCGTGACCTCCAGGACTTCCACGCGAACGTCCTAAGAGAAGGGAGTGTCGACCGCATCAACGCCAGTGTCGAGTTGCACTGGGGTGGGAGTGTGTCGCGCAAGCGACTGTCGGGCGGTAGAATCCACCGCATGTTCGGCCCTAAGGAGATGTCGGGCTCGTTCGAGGACAGCATGTTGGTTCTCGCACGAGCATTCTGCAACTACTCTGCATCAGATGAGATTCACGAGATTCGTGAGTCAAACTGGATGATTCTGGTTCCGGTCGTGTCGGATCGTGAAGGAATTACCGATCGTATCTACGTTCACAAGGCGCAACGTGGCTCGGTGATCGAGCAGGCGGTGCGTGAGATGCGGTCTCTTGGCGAGCTATTCGCGCGCGATGAAGAAGCGCGTGAAGGCCGTCGCCAGCATGGCCGACAGCTCATGGACCGTCAACTGGCAATTGCTGTCGCGGGCGCCCTGGGTCACCAGAGAAGCCTCAAGCAGGTGTACGACAAGACCTACGAGGAGACGTTCGAGGCCCGAAGGGCAGAGATTCTTGACGGCGGTCAGCCCAAGAAGAGTCGCCGCCCTTGGCGGCGCTGACCTGATGTTTGCACGCCGCGGCGTCATCGCTATGTATGACGCCGCGGCACGCAGCAATTTGAATATAAAAAAGACGCCCTAGGGCGCAAAGTAATTATTTAGGTGGCTCTTCGGCCCAGCCACACCCGAGGATCCGGGCGCAGCTGGGCCGACTGTTACGAGATGGTGCGCTCGAAGAGCCAGCCGACGACGATCGCGAAGACGTTGTTGATACCCGTCAGGACGGAGTATCTCCAGATCTCCAGCGCGTCGCCCACCCACGGAACCAGGGTCGCCATGACCGTCATGGCCAGTCCGAAGATGAGGCCGTCCCAGAACAGCTTCTCGGACTTCATGTACTTCAGACCCAGGCCGATGGCCAGGGCGAGAGTAATGACGACACCCGAGATGTTCCAGGTCACGCTCAGGCCAGTTCCGAGTTCGTTGGCGAGTTCGCCGAGCCTGTCAGACAGGCTCCCGATCAGCTTGGTGTCCTGCAGTGTTGAAACTGCAGCCGCCGTCGTGACCAGAACCAGGATCTGGGGTAGGCGGTTGATCCCCTTGACGCCGGGGATCTTGTCGGCCCACATGTCCAGCAGGATGACTCCGACCAGCGCGAGGCCGAACTGAATCATCCACGGGTCCACCTCGACGGGTTCGAAGAGGTGGGGCGGTGCTGCGAGAATGGATAAGGTATTCACTTTTGTGCTTCCTTCCGCTCGATGACCAATCTCGTAGCGCTATTTTACCATCATTTTACTAGATTGTACAGTGATTTTAGATGTATCTTATGCGTAAGAGTTTATTTTTATGATAATTTATGCTATAAATAGATAACAAGGGAGTGCCTTTAATGGCATTTATTTTTTATGATAGACCAAAAACACATTCGCAATATCGCCATCATCGCCCATGTCGACCACGGTAAGACTACCATGGTGGATGGGCTTTTAAAGCAAAGTAACACCTTTCGTGATAACCAGGCCGAAATGAGCCAAGCGCTTATTATGGACAGCGGTGACCAAGAGCACGAACGTGGTATTACTATTACCGCCAAACAAACCTCTATTTACCACGGTGATTACAAAATTAATATTATTGACACCCCTGGTCACGCCGACTTTTCTGGCGAGGTTGAGCGTACGCTTAACATGGCCGACGGTGTACTTTTGGTTGTCGATGCCCAAGAAGGTCCTATGCCACAAACCAAGTTTGTGCTTTCAAAGGCCCTTGAGCTTGGTCTTAAACCTGTGGTTATCGTTAACAAAATCGACAAGCCTTCGCGCCGTATCGACGAAGTTATCGATGAAGTCTCAGACCTATTTTTGGAACTCGCTATCGACGACAGTCAGCTGCATTACCCGGTTTATTACGCTATTGGTCGCGACGGTAAAGCCTGGACGAACGTTCCTGAAAACCCATCGGAACACGCCGATCTTACTCCTATTTTTGATGCGATCGTGAATGATATCCCTGCACCACAGGTGGACGCCGACAAGCCACTGCAGTTACTCGTTACTGCGCTTCAGTACGATTCATTCCTTGGTAAATACGCAATTGGCCGTATTTCACGCGGTAGTGCTCGTAAAAACCAGCAAGTTGCACTTATCAAGCGTGATGGCGCTATTGTAAATGGCAAGATCGACAAGATTTTTGGCTACCGTGGTCTTAACCGCGAAGAAGTTGATATGGCGATTGCCGGTGATATTGTTGCGCTTACTGGTGTAGGTGACGCACATATTGGTGAAACGATTGCCGATAAAGAGACACCAGAGGCACTTCCTGTTATCGACGTTGAAGCTCCAACGCTTAGCATGTACCTTGGGCCGAACACCAGCCCGCTAAAGGGTAAAGAAGGCGAATTCAATACAAGTCGTCAAATCGGTGACCGTCTTAAAAAAGAACTCGAAACAAATGTGAGTCTTCGTGTTGCCGAGGATGGTATTGGCTTTACGGTAAGTGGTCGTGGTGAGCTTCACCTTTCAGTACTTATTGAGACACTTCGCCGTGAAGGTTACGAATTCGAAGTTGGCCGCCCGCAGGTGGTGACAATCGAAGAAGACGGCGTGACGAAAGAGCCCGTTGAAGAGCTTTTGGTTGAAGTGTCACCAGAATTCCTCGGCGCGGTTAGCCAAGAGCTAGGAACGCGCCGTGCTGCTATGGTTAAGCAAGAGCAGACCAGCAGCGGAACATCACGAACAACTTATATCTTGCCAACTCGTGCAATGATCGGTCTTCGCAACCTTCTTCTTACGGCAACCAAGGGAACGGTTATTATGAACAGCCTTCCACACGGCTACCAGCCACTCGGTGCTCGCTTGCAAAAAACTCGCAGCGGCGCGCTTATTGCGACAGAAGCCGGTTCGACAACAGCGTACGCACTAGATAACGCCGAATCACGCGGAATCCTGTTCGTAGGCCCAGGCACAACAGTCTACCAAGGTATGATTGTTGGTCAGAACACTCGTGGTGACGATTTGGATGTTAACGTTTGCCGCGGTAAACAGCTAACGAACATGCGTACATCTTCAAGCGATGGTACGGTTCAGCTAACACCATTCACCGATCTTAGCCTTGAACAGTGTATCGACTTTATCGAAGACGACGAGCTACTTGAGGTAACGCCTAAGTCACTTCGACTTCGCAAGCGTTTCCTCGATCCAAACCAACGCAAGCGCGCTGCCAAGCAATAACAAGATTTTCAAATAACACCTGCCTCGCTACCACGGGGCGGTGTTATTTTGTTGCGTTTGTTACTATACGTAAATCTTGGGTGGGTTGTAAGTGTATGCTATACCCCTTATACTAAAATCTATAACCATTAGCAGAAAACGACTATGAAAATACCTGGCGAAAACAAATTAAAATCGACGTTCGTACTGACCACAGGCGGCTTTACGCCAACGTCTAAAAGCCCCGACGAAGCGTTGGGTGAGTTGTTCGCCGATGTTCAAAACCGCAAGGTGTACGGCGACGGTAAAACATTCGTCGATCTTATTCCGCGCCGCCGCATGAAGCAAATTCAGCAGGAATACCTTATTGCAAAGGGAGACCCAAACTTCGATCTGCGCGATTTCGTATCGCGTCATTTTTACGAATTTGGCCACTACAATACTGCATATCACACCGATACCGCCATGTCGCCGCGCCAGCATATTGCCGAGCTTTGGCATGTCTTAGAGCGCAAGAATCGTCGGGATCGCGGCTCGCTGATTGCGCTTCCGTATGCCTATATTGTGCCGGGCGGTCGTTTTAGTGAGCAATTTTACTGGGATAGCTATTTTATCATGCTAGGCCTCGCCGCCGATAACCGCTGGGATATGGTAGAGGGCATGATGAAAAACTACGCCTACATGATGCGCAAGTTCGGGTTTATTCCTACGGCTAACCGTACTTACTTTTTAAGCCGAAGCCAGCCGCCGTTCTTTTCGCAGATGGTAAAACTACTGGGCGAGCACAAGGGCCGAACGCGAACATATGTTGAGTATTTACCGTATATGCTGCTTGAATATCGCTTTTGGATGAAAGGGCGTCGCAAGCTCGATAGTTACGAGCACCGGGCATATGCGCGTGTTGCCGAAATGAGCAACGGAATACTTCTTAACCGCTACTACGACAATAAAACGACACCACGACCGGAATCTCTTCGTGAAGACATG is a genomic window containing:
- the otsB gene encoding trehalose-phosphatase; this encodes MKITAITDAYRRSNRRLLLLDYDGVLAPIMPTPEEAAPTDQTHAMLEKLTADTRNTCVIVSGRPRATLEEWLGQYPVAFAAEHGLWRKEQGGEWKEALEVKTDWKQSVTEIMEGIESELPGSFVEEKHAGLAFHYRKAANPELQVEELIRLLTPVANTERLRIMHGKKVVEVVPAGVDKGTASLYWLKGDYDFILAVGDDTTDEALFSILPSDAYSLKIGEGDTAASHRLDTQAEFVDFITKL
- a CDS encoding LemA family protein, whose product is MEAVWIILAIVVVLGLFLWVTYNGLVKLKIRVDEAWSDITVQLKRRLDLIPNLVNSVKGYAAHESGVFEKVTEARANALNAQGKGVKETAAAENQFEGALKSLFAVAEAYPDLKANQNFLQLQQELVDTEDKIQASRRFYNGGVRDLNTKIQVFPNNIFAGMLGFHQREFFEVEDMASVEKPVDVQF
- a CDS encoding M48 family metalloprotease yields the protein MYKAIAANKRNTVIIMAVFVGIVGAIGWLVSYMYADQSIAFWVIGVALVYALIQYFLASKLAVAMSGAHEIEKRDNPRLYRIVENLTIATGMPMPKVYVIDDPAPNAFATGRDPKHAIVAATTGIMEVMSDRELEAVMAHEISHVRNYDIRVSMIAFGLVSAIGILSDIALRMFFFSDRRENVNPVVLVVGIILIVIAPIIALLVQMAISRQREYLADASGVLATRDSEGLASALEKLQQYGRPMQKQHTSTAHLFLNNPLKTGFFNKLFSTHPPLEERIARLRNNADKF
- the ligA gene encoding NAD-dependent DNA ligase LigA: MQLQPEKRVKELRDLLAKYSYEYHVLDQPTVDDAVYDSLFGELKKIEAKHPELITPDSMTQRVGNELLGGFKKVEHSSRMLSLNDVFDRADVEAWVVRMDKLLPGRTHEYFADIKMDGLACALIYQDGVLVQAVTRGDSFIGEDVTANVRTIKNVPLRLRESPEFAKFTVGRTEIRGEIVMLKKDFAALNEKRAKIGEPAFANPRNLAAGTIRQLDPRLVAERPLHFRAYDLLRNDPTDVPTNMYAYEAITALGLNRNMQASIFTNLGDVMRFVDEWDKKRNDLPFNTDGLVIKVNDRAQYAELGVVGKQPRAAVAYKYAAEQATTIVKDIVISIGRTGAATPVAVFDPVVVAGTTVQHASLHNADEIARLDVRVGDTVIIFKAGDIIPQVKSVVTELRPKSAKPVNYEKMLSEQYPELEFERPEGEAVYRVKGASGPLLLKRALQHFASKGALDIDTLGEKNVVALVDAGLVTDLADIYTLTKQQLLELDRFAEISASKLVQAIADKKQPPLAKFIYGLGIRHVGAQTAVDLANAFGSIEKLQTARIEKLLDLDGVGTVVAESIVAWFADPDNETLIEKFAQLGVEPHFKKASGKLAGMNFVVTGTLETMSRDDAADKIRALGGGFQTSVAKDTTYLVAGGKVGASKLKKAQDYGTKIINEQELIALLG
- a CDS encoding DUF1653 domain-containing protein; the encoded protein is MNEFADMPTLPLGTYEHYKGKRYQVLGIGRHTEANEYFVVYAPLYEHSGQPDIWLRPYAMFTSNVEVNGEIIPRFKAVEV
- a CDS encoding non-canonical purine NTP pyrophosphatase, whose protein sequence is MSVVFITGNQDKADHLARLLDFPIEHTKVNLDEIQSLSLDEIVTHKVKQAYDIVKKPVLVEDVSLSFMALGGLPGPFVKFFVEADNGLEKLCRMLDSFDDRRARAECVFGYYDGVTLKLMRGGLNGTISQQPQGEGGFGWDKIFCPEGYEGKTRAELILEQKDKTYQTIKPIAELRDFLRSI
- a CDS encoding RNA-binding protein, which encodes MAQQNLFIGSLAYATNDDGLKAHFAQIGPVASARVITDRDSGRSKGFGFVEYENEADNQKAVDQLDGKELDGRAISVGLARPKEDRPRRDFGGNDRGGDRGGNGGGSFRQRSW